Genomic segment of Drosophila biarmipes strain raj3 chromosome 2L, RU_DBia_V1.1, whole genome shotgun sequence:
CTTCCTTTGCCTAATTTAATGCTGCATATTTGTAGgtgttaatatttaaataaaactcgATTGCATTGCCACTTGCTTAACTATTAAATTCCGGAATCTCTCCCACTTTTCCTCGTACAAAACAAGCATACTGTATGCGGATATCGTTGGGTTTACCGCCATCTCCTCGACGTATAGCGCCCAAGATTTGGTTAAAATGCTTAACGAGCTCTTCGCACGCTTCGATAGGCTGGCCGAGGTAATATTTCCCTGTGTTTTCCTCTCtaacattttccattgtttctTTTCTGCGTTGTTTTTTCGTTGGTATTATTCCAGCTGTTCATTCACCTGTCGGGGTTTTGGGGGCGAGGTCCGAGCCGTAGAATTTTCTTCTAATGATGATTATGATGTTTAAGATACGCCATCTAGAACAGGAGAGACTTTTTCGTTTCCCCTTCTCGGGTGGCTCTCAACTTTAattcacatttttattttcatttctgtTCTCCAGTTTACATTTTCCATTCCGCTATCTCTTTAGTATGTTTGCTTTCTTTCTGGGTTTCATGGCGTGGGGCGGGAATGACCAACAAAAGTTATGTCCAGTCAGGCGTATATAATGTTTCGAGTTGATTTTTTCCTTCGAGCGAGCTCTTTTTGCGGTTTCGTTGAGTGCGGAAGGTTTCCCGGTTTATTTTTGGGTTCACTTAATTTGACTGCGATTTTGCTTGGGCTTGGCTCGGGTTAAATGGGATGGGCCTCCCAAGTGGGGGTCTGTTTATCCTCACCTGACTTGGGGGAGTATTGTGTTTTCAGTtcgtttgtttgcttttatgggcAGGGTTTGTGGGTGTCTTATGTTGgtcaacatattttttaatcatataGAGCGATTAAGGCTCTGTATTAAAGTGAGTtcctattattttttaacacaaaTTTTGTTATAAGTGTGATTTCATCTTTGCTCCTTGCTTGACTGGTACTAAATCACGTTTGTGTCCCCCATAGAAATATCAACAATTGCGCATCAAGATTCTTGGCGATTGCTATTATTGCATTAGCGGTGCCCCCGACGAGCGACCGGATCACGCCGTCATGTGCGTGCACATGGGACTCTCCATGGTGAAGGCCATCAAGTGAGTAGCGGGCTGGAGACAGCCAAGTAGCTCCCTGGGGAAAGTGGGGAAAACTGGTTGACAGGCGACTGGCGAGGGCGAGGGCGAGGGCGAAGGGCGGTGCCAAATCAACGTTTGttcaattaataataattgcaCTTAGCCACGCTCGCTCCTCAGGAGAAAGGCTTTTCGCCAAGCATACTTTCCGGCGCTACCAACAAACCATCCACccagccatccagccatccaCTCACTCACCTGTCCATGTTGCGTGTTTGCAGGTATGTGCAGCAGAAGGCCAACTCACCTGTTGATATGCGTGTGGGCATTCACACGGGAGCCGTGCTCGCCGGCATTCTTGGCCAGCGGCAGTGGCAGTTTGACGTTTACTCCAAGGACGTAGAGCTGGCTAATAAAATGGAATCGAGCGGGAAGGCTGGGTGAGTTACTTAGTTACTTGCCTTTAACTGCTCTCACGTCACTCCCCCACTTCTGTTGCATAATTGATAACCGACCATCGTGACTTGTGGCAAGTGTGCTTGTTATGATTTGACTTTGTCACTCTGTCACTTTGGCATGCAAATTTATGGGTCTGTTTTGCCAGCTCCGTCACTCCCTTATGGCCGATGTGTACTCATGCAAATTTCATTCGCTCTAATCTGTCCAGACGCGTTCACATTTCGGACAAAACGCTGGCCTTCCTCAACGGCGAGTTCGAGGTGGAGCCCGCCTTTGGGGAGAAGCGGGAGGAGCTGTTGCGCATCGCTGGGCTAAAGACGTACTTCATCACCAAGGTGGTTAAGCCGGTAAGTGGTGGGGCTTTTAGTACTTTCAGGTGCTTGTGTGTAAGAACCTTCTGTGTCTGGTCTTCACCAAAGGCattaataaatgcaataaCTAACCAAGAaacccttttaaaaataatcttaaaaatgtCTGTACTATTTAATTATCCAAGCatcttgttttttaaaaatgtaatccaTTTCCCCAGTTTGCATCGCCATGTGCAAGGAAAATCAATGAAACCCAAGCCGAGAACTCCCTCCACAGTCCCAATGGCTCGACACACGCTGTCGTGGCAGGTGAAGATGACAACGATGACAACACCTTGGACGATGAGGAGCTCCTGGCGCAGAATTCCGCGTCCAATGGACACCAAACAGCAGTGGCGGAAGACGAAGAAGAACAGGTGAAATTGGAGAACTTTAAGCAGCGATTGAAAGACGAACTCGTTACCCGCGATGGACACGAGTAAGTAAAAAAGGATTTGAGTTCCACACTTGTATTTTAAACCATTAAGTCGAAGAATTTATGTGTATAATAATCAAGAATATTAAGCAAAAACCCCCCTGAAAGGTTTAAAAAGTTGTGAGAATATTAATCTGATTTGATATAAAATTTTCACCAATTCAAGGGACTATAGGTATCCAAGTTAGGTATTCAAGTGTCACTAAAACATACGTACCTATAACTATTTAACTATGTGTTAAGCAATAATTTAGtgtaataaatattcattggaaggactataataaaaagtgaACTTATGTTTTTCAGGAACCTGACCAAGGACACTAACGTATTCCTGCGCTTCAAGAACCCGCAGCTGGAGCAATCGTATGCCGTATATAGAGAGCCGTACAGCTCACTTCCGCTCCTCGCCGCTCTGCTGGTGCAGTGCATCGATGTGTTGTACTCCTACCTGGTTTTGCCACGCTCCACGCTGCACTTCATCAACATAGCTGCGCCGCTGGTTCCGATCGCCATGCTGGTTGTGATCAGCATCGCAGAGAGCTTCAGCGGAATGCTGCCCAAGTTTTTCGTTGACGTGAGCAAGCGCTTCAACGACATTACCTTCGTCCGTGAGCTGGCCGCCATAATTATTGCACTCACCATTGGCCTCAGCAATGTCATCGACATGGTCAGTATGTGCTTATGTCGAGTAGGTCCATGCACTCAGCAAAATATTCATCCTAAAAAAGTAGTTGAAAAGTTGGGAAAAAGGAGACGTTGCTTAtagattttttgtttaatatgttgtatttcttaaatagtgttctaattttttaaatctacCTTATGtaccttaaataaattaaaacttatattaatttattatgcgATCTCGGTCACCAAAAAGTTTTTGCATCACTGTCAAAAGTCTAAAAACTTATGGtccattaaaatacttttgttacattttattatttattgcttAAATATTCAGTAGTTAATATTTACCTCATATCTATGcctattttatttgataaggATGTTTTTTCATCAGGAAGTATGAAACATTTTGTACTTTCTATTGAACAAACCAGTTTTAGGGGACTTTTGCGCGAGTGTTGTAAGGCGTGCTCAAGTCCTTAAGTACTGATTGGCCTCTATTTCCTTGACAGTTCTTTTTCGTCACCTTCGTGCGCACCGAGCACATTGTGAGTGAAAGCGAATTCAATGCCACGGCCGGCCTGGAGGGCGAGGTGGACGTGGAGATGGAGGGGGTGGTCACCGCCGAGCACCTGCTGCCCGCCTCCTTTGTGGAGCAAATGCGCGAGGCAGTGCCTCGGGAGCGATTCCTATATCCGTCCTACTTGAGTAATTTTGGAGTCCTCATATTGATTGCGATCGCCGTGATTGCCCAACTAACCCATCTTACCAAGATACTGCTGCTATTGTCCATTGCAGGTAACTCTGATGAAATAATAACACTTTATATtctaatttaacaattttaatgccAAACAGCTTTGCATTGCTACTTCAACATATTCATTATGCAGGACCTATATGCTTTGGAAGATGACTTTGCACACCAACCGTAAGTCGAGCAATTAGTTTATATCCCTTCCATAAAATGGTTTCTAATTAGTCATTATCTATTTTAGTATCATATCTACGCGGTATTGCGCTTCAGGACTTTTGGTAGTAGCTGCTTTAGCGTTAAGCACCTTGGCCAGACATGTGAGTTCAATGTAAGCTCATGCGTAAAGGAGCTTCAATGAGTCATATAATTGTAGATGGACCACGAGGATAGGGTGATTTTCAAATGGAAAACAGAGGTGGCCGAGCAGAAGGAGACTGCCAACGATATGCGACAGCGCAACGAGGCTTTGGTCTACAACGTCTTACCTGTTCATGTGGCAGAGCACTTCATGAAGAACACCAAGCGCTCCCACGACGATCTCTACTCCCAGAGTTATGCTGAGGTGGGCGTTTTATTCGCCAGTATGCCAAACTTTTCGGGTAAGTTGAACctaatggtggttgagatatGCCATATAGAAATGATAAAAAGATGCCTCTAAGGTATGCAACAAAGGTTAATAGTTAATCTTTTTTACAGACTTCTATTCCGAAGAGACGGTGAACAATCAGGGCTTGGAGTGTCTACGTTTTCTCAACGAGGTTATCTCTGATTTTGATGCAGTAAGTAATTGCTCCCATAATTCCTAGGATTTGTCTAGAATATTTATGTGGGTGTACTAACATCactatattttacaaatagaAACTAAATTACATATTAAAACTTGTATTTCAGTTGTTGGAGCTGCCGCAGTTCCAGGACAtcatcaaaatcaaaaccatCGGCTCCACCTACATGGCGGCCAGCGGCATAAACCTGCAGCGGAACCTCCGGAATGACGCGCCCATTACAGAACGCTGGTCCCACCTCGCCGTTTTGGTGGAATTTGCATTGGAACTGAAGCACGCCCTGCAGGGCATCAACGAGCAGTCGTTCAATCACTTCGTCCTCAAGATGGGCATCAATCATGGACCGATCACGGCGGGCGTCATTGGGGCCCGTAAGCCGCACTACGACATCTGGGGGAACACGGTGAACGTGGCCTCGCGCATGGAGAGCACAGGAAAGGCGGGAGCCATCCAGGTCACCGAGGAAACATGCAATATTCTGCAGCCATTTGGTTACACATTCCTACAGCGGGGTCTGGTAGCTGTCAAGGGAAAGGGACAGTTGATGACCTACTATTTGCAGGTGGGCATTCTGTGGTTAACAAAAACCCTGATAAATagtataaaaattttataacagataaagaaaattaacttaacattttttaaacatttatgttcAATCGCCTTTATAAGTACCCTAAATAGTAACGTTTTCTGCGATTTCTGAGATGTTGTTCGAATGTTATTTTGAAGTATACAAAGTGCCAACGATAATGttgttatttctttttctagGGTAAGTCTCAGACAAGTGCGGAGCCTGTGGCTCCTGCTGCCGTCGAGCTCCACGGACCGGAGTCAGCTGCTCTGGAATCCACCACCGAACTGGAGGCCTCCGACATCAAGACGCCCCTGCTGAATATCAAGGTCCAGGAGCCGTCGGCGGGCTGCGAGGGCATCGCGCAGGAGCAGGGCATGGGGAACGGCAGTGCTGGCCAGGTGGGGGTGAGGGAATCTCAATCTTTGCTAGAATAATTTGCTAATCGGCTCCTTAGTTGCGCTTGAGTCTGTGTGAGTGTGAATCTTTGAGTGGATGCATGGGTGGCTGTGTTAGATAACGAAAGTTAACTGTTATGGAGCTGTTAGACTTGCTATAAATTTGGTTTTGCCTCCGTATTCGTGTGATATTCTATGCAGATGCAGCAATTTTCGaaacaaaaaagcaaaatTCCACTTTAGTTCAATTTACGAAAATTTGCTTTCCAAAAGTTTGTAAACTGTGTAcctaaaaacaagaaatatatttagcttttaaatatattcgaCTACGACTAAGTACGTTTGGTTATTGTGAatcagtttttgttttaaacaaaattgttatCTCATTTCCAAGAACTGTAATATATAAGCGAACCACTTGCTTTACAAACTGGATGTGTAGTTTGGTAGgtcaacaagaaaaaaaaccattttGCATCTCAATgtgtaaaatacaaatatgcGCATAAACTATGGAATACTTATAAAAATACGCTAGGTCCTAATAACATGGTTAAAGAGACAGAATATTAGTTGAGTATCCAAATCCCACCACAAACAAATGCAACCCACAAGTCAGTCCAAAAAACGAAGAAATCTAACGATAAAGGATTAGTTAACgaaataatatacattttagaaaGTGCAATAGAAGTCAAGCTGCATGATATTATATCCTTGGCATGCGTTCTTGGGCGTCATcaaccaaaatatatatacaactTCTTATATATAGAATTATATAGatgtaaacaaacaaataatggCATCGCATGCTTGTTAGAACATTTCAACGAATTAGCAAAGAAACAAGAATCGAACTTACTTATCAAGCATAggaaaatcaaagaaaactcTGCTAACTTGGTCTAAAATCTGTTTTGTGCGTACGTCCATCAGCCTCAACCCTCCTTTAATTGATTTCCTTTGATGGCTAAAGGCATGACAATCAAGACGAGAAAAACGATACAAATGATTGGGTTAGCTTGAAGAACATTTTAGTCCTTTCCACTGGTTAAATCTAACACCAAAAAACTgttttaagaattaattttagctgAGGAATTTGGGGAACTCTTTTGTGTTTTCAGCTATGACCATTAAATCGCATTAAACAATTTAGGATATTCTATCAttttaaaaggtaaataaTGAAACTAAAGTGTAACtataaatggaaaaaacaTACCTAACCATTAGCAAATTATAGCGAAATACATAAAACTATGTTTCAGTGTTTTTTGTGGGAAAACAGggataattttgtattatcttttttatttctgttttctgttttcttttctgtatttataattgaaataaataagtttattttgtacaatttCTTTTGAATTGTGTTTTAGAAACCTTCACATTTTAAGActgctctttatttaatttaaatacttttcaagTATGTTTGTTAAATAATGGTTGAAACATCTGTTTTAAAGTGAAAgctttttttctaaaatcctTCTGTTGCTTAGAATTTGGTGTCGcaatttacattttcatttcgACGCTTTGGAAAATAAGGGGtaacaaactttaaaaataaataattccaTCAGACAATTTTTTCCGAAATGAATTTTGAAAACCCGTTAAATGAGTTTCTTCCACGCGTTTATGAGCATGTACACTGTAAGTTACCGGCAAAGGCAACGACTTGGGGCTTGTGTGTCTTATAGAAACGTTTCCCTTTTCAATACAAATTCACTTTTATGCAATCAGAGGGAACCAATTAATTTcgatttgtaaaaataaaagttttctaATCAAACAGCTGGGGAACGCGATAGCTTGCTCGGAGCGAGTTAGTGCAGCCCTGATATCGCGTGCCAATAACAACATATCGATACATCGATATCGTCCCCGTCTGACGACCCGTTTTACGATAgcaaaaaagtgcaaaaatcTAAATTCTCGGCGTAATTAATTAGTAAATAGCGTAGTTAAGCAGCAGGTGAGTAGGCGCCGAGTGCGCCCACCCCGCCACCCGCGATTCGTGGATCGGTGCCTGGCCAGCTGTGAATTGGGCCGAGGGCAAGGCCAACGAGCTGGTGGCCCCCACACAAAAGTGAGCGAGCTGCGCGATTATgccaaaaagcaaaagcaaagcaGAAGTGGACTCGACTCCTCTGCTCTGCCCACGCACGCGGGAATCGCGCAGGCCGCAGGACCAGGATCAGGGGATATGCCAATCCGCCGAATAATAACTCTCCACCCTTCTGCCGTCTGCCACCTGCCCCCAGCAGCCAACACCTCCTCATCCATCCCCAGACGGACCCAGGATCCAGACCCAGCCAGTCGAGATGTCGCTCAAGCCCAAGATAGTGGAGTTTGTCGACGTTTGGCCGCGCCTGCGCTGCATCGCCGAGTCGGTGATAACGCTCACCAAAGTGGAGCGCTCGGTGTGGAACACAAGCTTCAGGTAAGTAGGTCTCGGTCTCCCACAGCAGCGGTCGGAGCAATAGCACCACTAGGAGAGGTTCCAACAGGCTGTACTAAAAATGTAGTATCATTGGAATACCTCCAACATCACAAAACCGCTTACTTTCTAGTTTGATATTTACAGATTGCTATTTATCACTTCCAGGGGAAGgggatttataaaatatcacCATCCTGTTGTGAAGCTATGTTAACTCCATAGAAAAGCACTCTGACATCATGAATTTTCTAAAAACTTGAATTCTAGTTAGACCTTTAAAGATCACATATACAGATAAAGTGAAAAACCCTTTATTCCTTTTGTCTTCTTACATCAGTATAAACATGTTGGAAAAGGGCCAATTGAAGATTTTTGAAGTTCACTGCAGTCCACTCCCACAGGAGATGCATATATAGATCCCTAAGAGGGGGTTTCTATATCTTATATTTGCTAAGTTAAAACATATGTGCTGTTATTTAGCCAGTGGACCATATGCTATTTTTTCCCACAGCAGCAGTCAAAAATTTAGCAATGATTTGCAAAAATTCGTAATCTACAGGCCTGATTAATGCACTGATATTTTTGTAAACGTGTAGATAAGAAGTGGGAATAGTTTCCCAGCTTCAAGCTAGTTACATATTAATGAATTATCTCTCGGTGGCATATAACTTTTGAGGATTTATAAGAGATGATTAGAGCAAACAAGTTAAGGACTTGTTTTAGGGATTCCTCACATTTTTACGGACTTAATTGAGATGGCTAGGTTAGGATCTGCTATTATTCCGACCGCAGCTGTTTGAATATGTGTGTGCAGCGTGAGTTGCAAAATTGGAATtgctaaaataaaacacacacTAACACATCGGCGTGTCCAATCACCTTCCCAAAAACATATAGCGACGTTTACACGCTGTGCGTGGCGCAGCCGGAACCGATGGCCGACCGCCTCTACGGCGAGACAAAGCACTTCCTCGAGCAGCACGTCCAGGAGATGCTGGCCAAAAAGGTGCTGATCGAGAACCCCAACGCTGGCTTAGATCTCCTCTACCGCTACTACACCACCTGGATGGAGTACAGCCAGGGCATCAAGTATCTGCACCAGTTATACATGTGAGCATCCATTAAATGGAATTCTCCACCAAGTACTGATCATTGATTTCACTACTTTCAGCTACCTAAACCAGCAGCACATCAAGAAACAGAAGATCACCGACACGGAATCGTTCTACGGGAACCTGTCCAGCGATGCTGCCGAGCAAATGGAGATTGGCGAACTGGGACTGGACATCTGGCGCCTGTACATGATCGAGTATCTGTCCAGCGAACTGGTGCGCCACATACTCGAGGGAATCGCCGCCGACAGGGCCAGCAATGGCACCTTGGATCACCATCGCGTCCAGATTATCAACGGGGTGATACACAGTTTCGTCGAGGTGCAGGACTACAAGAAGACAGGATCACTCAAGCTGTACCAGGAGCTCTTCGAGGGACCCATGCTGGAAGCCAGTGGCGCCTATTATACAGACGAGGCCAACAAGCTGCTGCAACGCTGCTCGGTGTCGGAATACATGCAGGAGGTTATCCGGATACTGGAGTACGAGGGCCGGAGAGCCCAGAAGTTTCTGCACGTCAGTTCCCTGCCGAAGCTGCGGAAAGAGTGCGAGGAGAAGTTCATCAACGATCGCCTGGGCTTCATCTACTCGGAGTGCCGCGAAATGGTGTCCGAGGAGCGGCGCCAAGATCTGCGCAACATGTACATCGTCCTCAAGCCCATACCCGACAGCCTAAAGTCCGAGCTCATCACGACCTTTCTGGAGCACATTAAAAGTGAGGGCTTGCAGACCGTGTCCGCGCTCAAGGGCGAGAACATTCACATTGCGTTCGTAGAGAATATGTTGAAGGTGCACCAAAAGTACCAGGAGCTCATAGCAGACGTCTTCGAGAACGACTCTCTCTTCCTTAGCGCGTTGGACAAGGCGTGCGCCAGCGTTATCAATCGCCGCCCCACCGAGCGGCAACCGTGCCGCAGCGCCGAGTATGTGGCCAAATACTGTGATACGCTACTGAAGAAGTCCAAGACCTGCGAATCGGAGATTGACCAGAAGCTTACCAACAATATAACCATCTTTAAGTACATCGAGGACAAGGATGTCTACCAGAAGTTCTACAGCCGCCTGTTGGCCAAGCGCCTCATCCATGAGCAAAGCCAGAGCATGGATGCGGAAGAGGGAATGATCAATCGGTTGAAGGCAAGAGTTCCACCATGACAATACaaaatatgcaacaaaatatacCCATTGTAAAGCTTATAAGCGTGAcagttgaatttaaaaaataatcatcgAAACTGATAACTAAAATAACTGACCTTTCATAATTAGGCAAATTCAGCTGGCTCAACATGATAAGCTAAAAATGGTTTATATTTTGGTCTGATAATTTTACTGCCCTAACAATAACAATGATAAACTGCATACATCTTTATTTATAACTCTAAACTATCGTTTATTCTTACAGCAAGCCTGTGGATATGAATTCACCAATAAATTACATCGCATGTTTACGGATATTTCGGTATCAACAGATCTGAACAACAAGTTTAATACTCACCTAAAGGATAACAATGTGGACTTGGGTGAGTTCTGAATGGTGATGATAATATCCAGATGGTTTCCTAATGAAAAAATACCACGCAGGCATCAATCTCTCCATCAAGGTACTGCAGGCTGGCGCTTGGCCCTTGGGATCCACACAAGTTATACCGTTTGCAGTGCCGCAGGAATTTGAGAAGTCGatcaaaatggtaaaaaaGATGACTACGATAATTTCAAATCGATTCGAAAATATTGCTTGCCCCTTTTTCAGTTCGAGGAATATTATCATAAACAGTTTAGTGGTCGCAAGCTGACCTGGCTGCATCACATGTGCCATGGAGAACTGAAGCTGAGCCATTTAAAGAAGTCCTACATCGTGACCATGCAAACCTACCAGATGGCGATAATTCTGCTGTTCGAGTCGTGCGACAGCCTGAGTTGTCGGGAGATTCAGAACACCCTGCAGCTGAATGACGAGACGTTTCAGAAGCACATGCAGCCCATGATCGAGTCGAAGCTGCTGAATGCCAGCTCAGAGAATCTCGCCGGGGAGactcgaatagaattgaatttGGATTACACAAATAAGCGTACAAAGTTTAAGATTAGTTCGGCTTTGCAAAAGGAAACGCCACAGGAGGTAGATAACTACAAAATTCAATGCCACAGAGCTTTTTCAAACCTTCTACCTACTTTTAGGTGGAACACACGATCAACTCGGTGGATGAGGACCGAAAACTGTTCCTGCAAGCCGCCATTGTCAGAATTATGAAGGCGCGCAAAGTCCTGAAGCACAATGCGCTGATACAAGAGGTATAAGTCTTAAATACCCTAacttaaaatagaaaatgaCATCTTTCCTCCCCAGGTACTCTCTTTATCGAAGGTTAGCTTTACGCCCAACATAGCAATGATCAAGAAGTGCGTGGAATCGCTAATTGACAAACAATATATTGAGCGGACCGCGAATTCGGGCGATGAATATAGCTACATGGCCTAGACTGCGGCAGAGATTATTTGATCTGAAGCTAATTAAACTTCCCAGACTACAATCCCCCATAAACAGAGAATGAAATTGTTAACCAAGCGGCTTACTTTGTCTTAAAACACCTCATAAATAGACAGGATTTTAGCAACTACTAACATCCGTAcgtttacaatatttttaaagaaagcaAAACGAAGCAAAAGAATGGTCAAGCAAttggattttgttttttatgatcTTAGCTTATTGGAGTGAAAGATGCGCGGCGATCGAACGATGTTACTGatacttttaatttagtttagtTAGTTGCCCCATTTTGATTTAATGCGTGTGTCCTATATAATTGTAGATATATTCCTTTTATGTATTGTATATTTATCTGGTTTTATGCACACACGCACAAGGCAGAACGAATTGctggaaaatgtaaaataaaaaccgaaaaccaatTTTCAAATTCGATGCAATGCAACTTTTCCCCTACTTGTAAGTGGTCGATTTCCCAAACTGATCAAATGCGCCCAACCAAGCAAAACAATCAAATTAGCCAGGAAGTAAACAGTAAAAacctttgaaatatttatctttaacCATCGAATTAAAGCAGTCAGatactattaaaatattttctaaatgcAGTCGATACCATCGATAACTCAAAAATAAATCACACTTATCTTCCGCAAGTAAAAATCGTACTCAGGATCTGTTCGAATCCATTAAAACACGTTATACTTCTGAAAATCActttaatgttatttttatttcatattatttaccCTCATATACAGttgtttcatttaaatatttaaaatttatttttcttgctaaaaaattatataccaaCTTTTCCTGTTTACTGCTGCCTGCGTCTTTTGctaaagtgcaaactttataGATCTGTTCgtattttattgtaatttgtCATTTGAATTGGAAACTGTGAATGGAATCCCAGAACTTGCTAGTGcgcaaaaattttaaaggaagACACTTCCAAAATGCGTGAGATTTATTTTGTAGGCTATTGAAAAAACACACTAATTGGGTTATTACTTTATTCGccgttaatttaaaaaataaaatgtacatCCAGTTCTCGaatgtttgttttattgttttgttttattgtttttcatgATGCCCAGTAATTCTTAAAGTCGACTTTAATGTTATATTTTGTTGTGTTCAATAACCACTTAAGTTTCGCCTTTGCCAAAGGATCCAATTTGAATagatatatatctatatataaagTACACGGGCCATGgattatttctgttttaataattttatttcgtttcatgctacttttctaaaaaatatattcaataatgTTAATTCAAATAATTGTACATATgtcattaattataataaataccaACTTGCTATagcatataatataaatcgtTAATAATACTTTCAACTTGCTCTGGGGGCCAGCTCCTGCTCATAAAATGCTGCcaatattttctttcttgGCGTCTCAGTgagtgttaataaaaaatatgttatctGCCATATATcattctgtttttatttttttaatattaaatgacTAGTAAACGTTTACAGTTTTGTTGTTTCGTATTGCAGTTTTCTTCTCCAACTACCAACTTTCTTCGCGCTCAAAAGTTGAGAAATGCTTTCTCTGGTAAAATCGTCTTG
This window contains:
- the LOC108033785 gene encoding cullin-2, which gives rise to MSLKPKIVEFVDVWPRLRCIAESVITLTKVERSVWNTSFSDVYTLCVAQPEPMADRLYGETKHFLEQHVQEMLAKKVLIENPNAGLDLLYRYYTTWMEYSQGIKYLHQLYIYLNQQHIKKQKITDTESFYGNLSSDAAEQMEIGELGLDIWRLYMIEYLSSELVRHILEGIAADRASNGTLDHHRVQIINGVIHSFVEVQDYKKTGSLKLYQELFEGPMLEASGAYYTDEANKLLQRCSVSEYMQEVIRILEYEGRRAQKFLHVSSLPKLRKECEEKFINDRLGFIYSECREMVSEERRQDLRNMYIVLKPIPDSLKSELITTFLEHIKSEGLQTVSALKGENIHIAFVENMLKVHQKYQELIADVFENDSLFLSALDKACASVINRRPTERQPCRSAEYVAKYCDTLLKKSKTCESEIDQKLTNNITIFKYIEDKDVYQKFYSRLLAKRLIHEQSQSMDAEEGMINRLKQACGYEFTNKLHRMFTDISVSTDLNNKFNTHLKDNNVDLGINLSIKVLQAGAWPLGSTQVIPFAVPQEFEKSIKMFEEYYHKQFSGRKLTWLHHMCHGELKLSHLKKSYIVTMQTYQMAIILLFESCDSLSCREIQNTLQLNDETFQKHMQPMIESKLLNASSENLAGETRIELNLDYTNKRTKFKISSALQKETPQEVEHTINSVDEDRKLFLQAAIVRIMKARKVLKHNALIQEVLSLSKVSFTPNIAMIKKCVESLIDKQYIERTANSGDEYSYMA